In Campylobacter mucosalis, a single window of DNA contains:
- a CDS encoding cation diffusion facilitator family transporter, with amino-acid sequence MQNHNHHSCNHLHNHSHDKNESTIRNSFIIITLFMILEIFGGIFTNSLALLSDAFHMLSDAVALALSLFALKFAKRGATLKKTFGFKRVEILVAFINALTLVVIAVFIIIKAIERFYNPPQVATTAMLLISLVGLLVNIVVAYYMHKDSDIKGNVNIRAAYLHVLGDMLGSFAAIVAAVLMMSFGFWWADSLASLVVAVLIIKGGFLLLKDTLNILMEGVPKGINVDEILCVLSKIEGVNFISDVHIWSINSKLHLASLCVGVDENLSVKEAILITQNVKTALLKFNIKHVNVELNSKECLGDVLCGLEFKH; translated from the coding sequence ATGCAAAATCATAATCACCACTCGTGTAACCATTTACATAACCATTCTCACGATAAAAACGAAAGTACCATTAGAAATTCGTTTATTATCATAACTCTTTTTATGATTTTAGAAATTTTTGGTGGTATTTTTACAAACTCTCTAGCTCTGCTTTCAGATGCGTTTCATATGCTTTCAGACGCCGTCGCACTCGCACTTTCGTTGTTTGCGTTAAAATTTGCAAAGAGAGGTGCTACTTTAAAAAAGACGTTTGGATTTAAGCGTGTTGAAATTTTAGTGGCTTTTATAAATGCCCTTACGCTTGTTGTTATTGCCGTATTTATCATTATTAAGGCGATAGAGCGTTTTTATAATCCACCGCAAGTTGCTACAACTGCGATGTTATTAATTAGCTTAGTTGGGCTTTTAGTAAATATCGTGGTCGCTTACTATATGCACAAAGATAGCGATATAAAGGGTAACGTAAATATCAGGGCGGCTTATTTGCACGTATTAGGCGATATGCTTGGCTCGTTTGCTGCGATTGTGGCTGCTGTTTTGATGATGAGTTTTGGCTTTTGGTGGGCGGACTCTTTGGCTAGTTTGGTTGTGGCTGTGCTTATTATTAAGGGCGGATTTTTGTTGCTTAAAGATACGCTTAATATCCTTATGGAGGGCGTCCCTAAGGGTATAAATGTCGATGAAATTTTATGCGTTTTATCAAAAATAGAGGGTGTAAATTTTATATCTGACGTGCATATTTGGAGTATTAATAGCAAACTTCATCTTGCTTCGCTTTGCGTTGGTGTTGATGAAAATTTAAGCGTCAAAGAGGCGATTTTAATAACCCAAAATGTTAAAACTGCTCTTTTAAAATTTAACATAAAGCACGTTAATGTTGAGCTAAATAGCAAAGAATGCTTAGGCGATGTGCTTTGTGGGTTAGAATTTAAACATTAA
- a CDS encoding DUF4910 domain-containing protein encodes MLNLAKRLFKIPRSITGDGFKTSLKIVLNAINGGGYGEFLNLKTAPKITKRFKISHTIKISSVKSGTRCYDWVVPDEWVVRDAYILTSNGRKICEFKKQNLHLVNYSCGVHKKMSLNELKEHLYTDENLANAVPYVTSYYEKRWGFCISKNELDSLEDGVYEVFIDSNFKSGELNYAEIFIPATKNTKDEILITSYLCHPQMANNELSGPVVLAYLARWVMGLNERDYNYRFVLAPETIGSICFIYENFSHLKQNVKGGFVLSCVGDEREYSVVLSPSESSLSDKIALHTIKHITKTPKIYSFLHRGSDERQFNTPNLDLGMVCICRSKFGEYKEYHTSLDDFSVVTENGLNGGLSYAKSMVLNYEINKKYALTTTCEPNLGSRGLISTINKGEYPSDMMLIRDFLAFCDGKRDVVAIAEILGVRAYSLKNMIEKLLKFKLIKEVK; translated from the coding sequence ATGCTAAATCTTGCAAAAAGACTTTTTAAAATCCCAAGAAGCATTACAGGCGATGGTTTTAAAACCAGCCTAAAAATCGTTTTAAACGCCATAAATGGGGGGGGGTATGGCGAGTTTTTAAATTTAAAAACCGCTCCTAAAATTACTAAACGCTTTAAAATCTCTCATACTATTAAAATTTCAAGCGTCAAATCAGGCACAAGGTGTTATGACTGGGTCGTGCCTGATGAGTGGGTCGTTCGTGACGCTTATATATTAACGTCAAATGGGCGTAAAATTTGCGAATTTAAAAAGCAAAACTTGCATCTTGTAAATTATAGCTGCGGTGTTCATAAAAAAATGAGTCTAAATGAGCTTAAAGAGCATCTTTATACAGATGAAAATTTAGCAAACGCAGTCCCTTATGTTACTAGCTATTATGAAAAACGCTGGGGATTTTGTATATCAAAAAATGAGCTTGATAGCTTAGAAGATGGCGTTTATGAGGTCTTTATAGATTCAAATTTTAAAAGCGGAGAGTTAAATTATGCTGAAATTTTTATCCCAGCTACAAAAAATACAAAAGATGAAATTTTAATCACGTCTTATTTGTGTCATCCGCAAATGGCAAATAATGAGCTTTCAGGGCCAGTTGTTTTAGCATATCTTGCAAGATGGGTTATGGGGTTAAATGAGCGAGATTATAACTACCGATTTGTTTTAGCTCCTGAAACCATTGGCTCAATCTGTTTTATTTATGAAAATTTTAGCCACTTAAAGCAAAACGTAAAGGGTGGTTTCGTGCTTAGCTGTGTTGGCGATGAGCGTGAATACAGCGTGGTTTTAAGCCCTTCTGAAAGCTCTTTAAGTGATAAAATCGCACTTCACACGATAAAGCACATTACTAAAACGCCAAAAATTTACTCATTTTTACATAGAGGTAGTGACGAAAGGCAGTTTAATACGCCAAATTTAGACCTTGGCATGGTTTGCATTTGCAGAAGTAAATTTGGCGAATACAAAGAGTATCACACTAGCCTTGATGATTTTAGTGTCGTTACGGAAAATGGCTTAAATGGTGGCTTAAGCTACGCAAAAAGTATGGTTTTAAACTACGAGATTAATAAAAAATATGCCCTAACTACTACTTGTGAGCCAAATCTTGGCAGTCGTGGGCTAATATCAACCATAAATAAAGGCGAGTATCCAAGCGATATGATGTTAATTCGCGACTTTTTGGCATTTTGTGATGGCAAAAGAGATGTCGTAGCGATAGCTGAAATTTTAGGTGTAAGGGCGTATAGCTTAAAAAATATGATAGAAAAACTACTAAAATTTAAGCTAATAAAGGAGGTAAAGTGA
- a CDS encoding cupin domain-containing protein, giving the protein MSNYKIASIKNSPRVELKEALNLSGCEISITKLSANSSVPFVHSHKQNEEAYIVLEGSGVLFIDGDEIAVNKDDTIRIDPQGKRCFKANDTGLKLLCIQAKKDSLAQYTHTDGVINDDMKPSWL; this is encoded by the coding sequence ATGTCAAACTATAAAATAGCTTCAATTAAAAACTCACCAAGAGTTGAGTTAAAAGAAGCTCTAAATTTAAGTGGCTGTGAGATATCAATTACTAAATTATCCGCAAACTCAAGCGTGCCTTTCGTGCATTCTCACAAACAAAATGAAGAAGCATATATCGTGCTTGAAGGAAGTGGTGTGCTTTTTATAGACGGCGATGAGATAGCGGTAAATAAAGATGATACGATTCGCATAGACCCGCAGGGCAAAAGATGTTTTAAGGCTAATGATACTGGGCTTAAACTACTTTGCATTCAAGCAAAAAAAGATAGTTTAGCCCAATACACTCACACCGATGGTGTAATAAACGATGATATGAAGCCTAGTTGGCTTTAA
- a CDS encoding formyltransferase family protein, protein MKANEIFILGNGRVALECERILKNHFNNTKITKLDKPNDSLLNTLKNALIVSANNFYIFKPPCVKNNFIINYHNSLLPAHRGVNAHVWAIFCGDEIAGITWHRVDCGIDTGEILIQKEIKICKMSACELLLAQHKMAILAFDELVKNSFKKLSYGGGWQGSFHKSSDLPNGGVLNLGFDFDTKVRFLRAFDVGVFRQIPYAKIENNGKIADILHYEIDKNTINLTLSNKETLILKEQK, encoded by the coding sequence ATGAAGGCTAACGAAATTTTTATACTTGGCAATGGACGAGTGGCATTAGAATGTGAGCGGATTTTAAAAAACCACTTTAATAACACAAAAATAACAAAGCTAGACAAGCCAAATGATAGCCTTTTAAACACTCTAAAAAATGCATTGATAGTAAGTGCAAATAATTTTTATATCTTTAAACCGCCCTGTGTTAAAAACAACTTCATCATCAATTATCATAACTCGCTTTTACCAGCTCACAGGGGCGTAAATGCTCACGTTTGGGCGATTTTTTGTGGTGATGAGATAGCTGGTATTACGTGGCATAGGGTTGATTGTGGTATTGATACTGGCGAGATTTTAATCCAAAAAGAGATTAAAATCTGTAAAATGAGTGCCTGTGAGCTACTTTTGGCACAGCACAAAATGGCAATACTAGCCTTTGATGAACTTGTTAAAAATAGCTTTAAAAAATTAAGCTATGGGGGGGGGTGGCAAGGTAGTTTTCATAAAAGTAGCGATCTCCCAAATGGTGGCGTGCTTAATCTAGGCTTTGATTTTGATACAAAGGTGCGATTTTTACGTGCTTTTGACGTTGGTGTATTTAGGCAAATACCTTATGCAAAGATAGAAAATAATGGCAAAATAGCAGACATTTTACATTACGAAATAGATAAAAACACTATAAATTTAACACTAAGCAACAAAGAGACTTTAATATTAAAGGAGCAAAAATGA
- a CDS encoding ComF family protein, which produces MRCANCGEFSLAFLCGSCKRVLAESRLFVREIDGFKIYYFYDFSEVKNLIHSKHYMHGRFVLNSLCKLSFKNFSKIFKPNFALNAIAIDDRNFGGYSHNAILSRALKSEFIKPIFGALHATSNVKYSGENLKFRQSNPRNFKILKEPRFPVILVDDVVTTGTTMLEARDTFIKAGFEVAFGIVLADARS; this is translated from the coding sequence TTGAGATGTGCTAATTGTGGCGAGTTTAGCCTAGCTTTTTTGTGCGGTTCGTGCAAGAGAGTTTTAGCAGAGAGTAGGCTTTTTGTCCGTGAGATTGACGGGTTTAAGATTTACTACTTTTACGATTTTTCAGAGGTTAAAAATTTAATCCACTCAAAGCATTATATGCACGGAAGATTTGTTTTAAACTCGCTTTGCAAACTTAGTTTTAAAAATTTTAGTAAAATTTTTAAGCCAAATTTTGCATTAAATGCCATTGCGATTGATGATAGAAATTTTGGTGGCTACTCGCATAATGCTATCTTATCTAGGGCGTTAAAAAGCGAGTTTATAAAGCCAATATTTGGTGCTTTGCACGCTACTTCTAATGTAAAATATAGCGGAGAGAATTTGAAATTTAGACAGAGCAATCCAAGAAATTTTAAAATTTTAAAAGAGCCAAGATTTCCAGTTATTTTAGTTGATGATGTGGTGACAACAGGAACGACTATGTTAGAGGCTAGGGATACGTTTATCAAGGCTGGATTTGAAGTGGCTTTTGGTATTGTTTTAGCCGACGCTAGAAGCTAA
- a CDS encoding tautomerase family protein — translation MPYINIKITKENGTPTKEQKEHLARGVTELFEQILGRSGKNAVVVIDEIEPENYAVGGETISQKIQKGVR, via the coding sequence ATGCCATATATAAATATAAAAATCACAAAAGAAAACGGCACTCCAACAAAGGAGCAAAAAGAGCATTTAGCACGTGGTGTGACCGAACTTTTTGAACAAATTTTAGGTAGAAGTGGTAAAAATGCCGTTGTTGTGATTGATGAGATAGAGCCTGAAAATTACGCTGTTGGTGGCGAAACAATTAGCCAAAAAATACAAAAGGGAGTAAGATGA
- a CDS encoding ABC transporter six-transmembrane domain-containing protein, which yields MALSYSVMVFLGWGLGAIRRLVGTQVFTKIYADLVVKVIMSEKSANQDSSTIIARANLSREFVNFFEQHFPIFFTSVVSIFGLKKRLIG from the coding sequence CTGGCGTTATCCTACTCGGTTATGGTGTTTTTAGGCTGGGGGCTTGGTGCGATTAGAAGGCTGGTGGGTACTCAGGTTTTTACTAAAATTTACGCAGATCTTGTGGTAAAAGTGATAATGAGCGAAAAATCGGCTAATCAAGATAGTTCAACTATCATCGCAAGGGCGAATTTATCACGCGAGTTTGTAAATTTTTTCGAGCAACACTTTCCGATATTTTTTACATCGGTTGTATCGATTTTTGGCTTGAAAAAGAGGCTGATAGGATAA
- a CDS encoding ABC transporter six-transmembrane domain-containing protein — protein MQNGAFKTLKFIARQNFKKLSLTFCIVLAENGLFLSTPYLQVLR, from the coding sequence ATGCAAAATGGTGCGTTTAAGACATTAAAATTTATAGCAAGGCAAAATTTCAAAAAGCTATCTTTGACATTTTGTATTGTTTTGGCTGAAAACGGGCTATTTTTATCTACCCCATACTTGCAGGTATTGCGATAA
- a CDS encoding amino acid adenylation domain-containing protein, with the protein MIRNVCDFLDKTAQKHPNKTAFVCNEKSITYKEFDEISDKLASKIISFKLKNEPVLIILEKGISALISFFGVAKSGNFYSIIDAKTPQDRIESVIEILKPKLIIAEYKLDFTDIIQITPCEFENFNIDKTALKTARDMHIDTNLLYVLFTSGSTGVPKGVSISHKSVIDYTFWVSDTFKISSDEVLANQAPFYFDNSILDIFSTIKSGATLHILPTQLFAFPLKILEYLKAYGVTFIFWVPSVLIYFANQKALEKCELNSLKKVLFCGEIMPNKQLNIWRKALPNALFANLYGPTEITDVCAYFIVDRNFNDDELLPIGKACKNTELLVFDDDLKLITKPNIKGELYVRGTSLSLGYYANSQKSDEVFIQNPLHNNYKDIVYKTGDIVAYNENFELVCYGRKDSQIKLLGHRIELGEIEAVLNAVVLNSACIFKNGEIICFYENTNDIDVKKFLSQKLPNYMVPKRFVRVEKFALNQNGKIDRKALSERV; encoded by the coding sequence GTGATAAGAAATGTTTGCGATTTTTTGGATAAAACCGCACAAAAACACCCAAATAAAACGGCATTTGTTTGTAATGAAAAAAGTATAACTTACAAAGAATTTGATGAAATTTCAGATAAATTAGCCAGCAAAATTATCTCTTTTAAACTTAAAAACGAGCCAGTTTTAATCATTTTAGAAAAGGGGATTTCTGCTCTCATCTCATTTTTTGGCGTAGCAAAGAGTGGAAATTTTTACTCAATAATTGACGCTAAAACACCACAAGACCGCATAGAAAGCGTGATAGAAATTTTAAAACCAAAGCTAATTATTGCTGAATATAAGCTAGATTTTACCGATATTATCCAAATTACCCCTTGCGAGTTTGAAAATTTTAACATAGATAAAACTGCTCTAAAAACAGCACGTGATATGCATATTGATACAAATCTACTTTACGTGCTTTTTACCAGCGGTAGCACTGGTGTGCCAAAGGGTGTTAGCATAAGTCATAAAAGTGTGATAGACTACACTTTTTGGGTGAGTGATACCTTTAAAATTTCAAGTGATGAAGTGTTAGCAAATCAGGCACCATTTTATTTTGATAACTCTATTTTAGATATTTTTAGCACGATTAAAAGCGGTGCCACGCTTCATATTTTACCAACCCAGCTCTTTGCCTTTCCGCTTAAAATTTTAGAGTATTTAAAAGCTTATGGTGTTACATTTATTTTTTGGGTGCCATCAGTTTTAATCTACTTTGCAAATCAAAAAGCACTAGAAAAATGTGAGCTAAACAGCCTTAAAAAGGTTCTTTTTTGCGGAGAGATAATGCCAAATAAGCAACTAAATATTTGGCGAAAAGCCCTACCAAATGCACTTTTTGCAAACCTTTATGGGCCAACTGAGATAACTGATGTCTGTGCTTATTTTATTGTTGATAGAAATTTTAATGATGATGAGCTATTGCCTATTGGCAAGGCATGTAAAAACACTGAGCTTTTAGTATTTGATGATGATTTAAAGCTAATTACTAAGCCAAACATTAAGGGCGAACTTTACGTTAGAGGCACAAGTCTTAGCCTTGGATATTACGCAAATTCACAAAAGAGTGATGAGGTTTTTATACAAAACCCACTTCATAATAATTATAAAGATATTGTTTATAAAACTGGCGACATTGTGGCGTATAACGAAAATTTTGAGCTAGTTTGCTACGGCAGAAAAGATAGTCAAATTAAGCTTTTAGGGCATAGAATAGAACTTGGCGAGATTGAAGCGGTGCTAAATGCAGTCGTTTTAAACTCGGCTTGTATCTTTAAAAATGGCGAGATAATCTGCTTTTATGAAAACACAAATGACATAGATGTCAAGAAATTTTTAAGCCAAAAGCTACCAAATTATATGGTGCCAAAAAGGTTTGTAAGGGTTGAAAAATTTGCTTTAAATCAAAATGGCAAGATTGATAGAAAGGCGTTAAGTGAGCGAGTTTGA
- a CDS encoding GNAT family N-acetyltransferase, whose amino-acid sequence MSEFESFLKGYYRCFTNNIFSIDSLKNAKILTRDENFFFIKDSFIIYFINEARDFNLPNGFIKIVKKIKLSEIECEFLRLNGFKKIDEFIGMSFKNNGLRYEISDEIELAILSDIDKIYSFFTEFFDKDYLFINKNELKERILNNQVFVIKNQNKIIASLIYFLHLNIAHLDFMAVNKEWQNAGFGRKLMAKFLSLSTRNFKLFVRQNSKNIIDFYSSFGFVKDKTFIEFYGRDDEG is encoded by the coding sequence GTGAGCGAGTTTGAGAGCTTTTTAAAGGGTTATTATCGCTGTTTTACAAATAATATTTTTAGCATTGATAGTCTAAAAAATGCCAAAATTTTAACACGTGATGAAAATTTCTTTTTTATAAAAGATAGTTTTATTATCTATTTTATAAACGAAGCTAGGGATTTTAATTTGCCAAATGGTTTTATAAAAATTGTTAAAAAGATTAAACTTAGCGAGATTGAGTGCGAATTTTTAAGATTGAATGGCTTTAAAAAAATTGATGAATTTATAGGTATGAGTTTTAAAAATAATGGTTTAAGATACGAAATAAGCGACGAAATAGAACTAGCGATTTTAAGTGATATTGATAAAATTTATAGCTTTTTTACGGAGTTTTTTGATAAAGATTATCTTTTTATAAATAAAAATGAACTCAAAGAGAGAATTTTAAACAACCAAGTTTTTGTGATAAAAAATCAAAATAAAATCATTGCTAGTTTGATTTATTTTTTGCATTTAAACATAGCTCATTTAGATTTTATGGCAGTTAATAAAGAGTGGCAAAATGCAGGTTTTGGGCGAAAATTAATGGCTAAATTTTTATCATTAAGCACTAGAAATTTTAAGCTTTTTGTTAGGCAAAATAGCAAAAATATTATAGATTTTTATAGCTCTTTTGGCTTTGTTAAAGATAAAACGTTTATTGAGTTTTATGGGAGAGATGATGAAGGCTAA
- the lepA gene encoding translation elongation factor 4: MKNIRNFSIIAHIDHGKSTLADRLIQECGAVSDREMSSQIMDTMDIEKERGITIKAQSVRLNYKNKDGEYILNLIDTPGHVDFSYEVSRSLASCEGALLVVDASQGVEAQTIANVYIALENNLEIIPVINKIDLPAADPQRVKDEIEHIIGLDCSGAIEVSAKSGIGINELLETIASRIPAPNGDENKPTKALIYDSWFDNYLGALALVRVYDGKIAKNDEILVMGTNKKHVVLDLMYPNPIAPIKTKSINAGEVGVVVLGLKNVSDVQVGDTITMAKNPLKEPVGGFERAKPFVFAGIYPIDTDKFEDLRDALDKLKLNDSSISYEPETSIALGFGFRVGFLGLLHMEVVKERLEREFNLDLIATAPTVTYEVVQTDGKILRIQNPSELPPVNKIEYIKEPYVKSTIITPTEFLGNIITLLNNRRAVQTKMDYITPERVLLEYDIPMNEIVMDFYDKLKSATKGYASFDYEPSEYRVGNLVKLDIKVAGEIVDALSIIVPESKSQSKGRDFVKAMKEIVPRQLFEVAIQASIGNKVIARENVKSMGKNVTAKCYGGDITRKRKLLEKQKEGKKRMKAIGKVHLPQEAFLSVLKID; the protein is encoded by the coding sequence ATGAAAAATATACGAAATTTTAGCATTATCGCTCACATTGATCACGGCAAAAGCACACTTGCAGATCGCTTAATCCAAGAGTGCGGCGCAGTAAGCGACAGAGAGATGAGCAGTCAGATAATGGATACGATGGATATTGAAAAAGAGCGTGGTATCACGATAAAAGCTCAAAGTGTTAGGCTAAATTACAAAAACAAAGACGGCGAGTATATCTTAAATCTCATTGATACACCAGGACACGTTGATTTTAGCTACGAAGTAAGCAGAAGTTTAGCTAGTTGCGAGGGAGCTTTGCTTGTTGTGGATGCAAGTCAGGGCGTTGAGGCACAAACTATTGCAAATGTCTATATCGCACTTGAAAATAACCTTGAAATCATACCGGTAATAAATAAAATAGACCTTCCAGCAGCTGACCCGCAGCGTGTAAAAGATGAGATAGAGCATATAATCGGGCTTGACTGCTCCGGTGCTATTGAGGTTAGTGCAAAGAGTGGAATCGGCATAAACGAGCTACTTGAGACCATAGCTAGTCGCATACCAGCACCAAATGGCGATGAAAACAAACCTACAAAGGCGTTAATCTATGACAGCTGGTTTGACAACTACCTTGGCGCACTTGCACTCGTGCGAGTTTATGACGGAAAAATCGCTAAAAACGATGAAATTTTGGTTATGGGAACAAACAAAAAACACGTCGTTTTGGATTTAATGTATCCAAATCCGATAGCTCCGATTAAGACAAAATCCATAAATGCTGGTGAAGTTGGCGTGGTTGTTTTGGGGTTAAAAAACGTAAGCGACGTGCAGGTCGGTGATACGATTACTATGGCTAAAAATCCGCTAAAAGAGCCAGTTGGCGGATTTGAACGTGCAAAGCCGTTTGTGTTTGCTGGAATTTATCCGATTGATACAGATAAATTTGAGGATTTAAGGGACGCACTTGATAAGCTAAAACTAAACGACAGCTCAATAAGCTACGAGCCTGAAACATCAATCGCACTTGGTTTTGGCTTTCGTGTGGGATTTTTAGGGCTTTTGCATATGGAGGTTGTCAAAGAGCGATTAGAGCGTGAGTTTAATCTTGATTTAATCGCAACTGCACCGACCGTTACATACGAAGTTGTCCAAACTGACGGCAAAATTTTACGTATCCAAAATCCAAGCGAACTACCGCCAGTAAATAAAATAGAGTATATCAAAGAGCCTTATGTAAAATCAACTATCATCACACCGACAGAATTTCTAGGTAACATTATCACACTTTTAAACAACCGCCGAGCGGTGCAAACAAAGATGGATTACATAACGCCAGAGCGAGTTTTGCTTGAATATGACATACCTATGAATGAGATTGTTATGGACTTTTACGATAAGCTAAAATCAGCTACAAAGGGTTACGCAAGTTTTGATTATGAGCCTAGCGAGTATCGTGTAGGTAATCTAGTAAAACTTGATATAAAGGTCGCTGGCGAGATAGTAGATGCACTCTCAATCATCGTGCCAGAGAGCAAATCGCAAAGTAAAGGACGTGATTTTGTAAAGGCGATGAAAGAGATTGTGCCAAGACAGCTTTTTGAAGTGGCTATCCAAGCAAGTATCGGCAATAAAGTAATCGCTCGTGAAAACGTAAAATCAATGGGTAAAAACGTAACGGCAAAGTGCTATGGTGGCGATATCACGCGTAAAAGAAAGCTTCTTGAAAAGCAAAAAGAGGGCAAAAAGCGTATGAAGGCCATCGGCAAGGTGCATTTACCGCAAGAGGCGTTTTTAAGTGTGCTAAAGATTGATTAA
- a CDS encoding AAC(3) family N-acetyltransferase, translating into MRTPILESFNGIVYKDELVIALKSIGIKDGDTICVHSEIFNFGKPLLSKDEFLSALLDCFYEVIGKTGTLIMPTFTYSFCKNMIYDKLNSKSTMGVLTEFFRHQNGVVRTNDPIFSFAIFGDDKNAYLTDTPSTFSKNCVYDVLKNKNGKIVLFGTQNLGYTFTHYIEEQANVSYRYFKEFSGVLKDENAKMHEKSIKYFVRHLDKKSEISISKQIKALKKNANFKQVKFANAPITAINSKPYFDDFMRILKADENALLEE; encoded by the coding sequence ATGAGAACGCCTATTTTAGAGAGCTTTAACGGCATTGTTTATAAAGATGAGCTAGTTATTGCCTTAAAAAGTATCGGCATTAAAGATGGCGATACGATTTGCGTTCATAGCGAAATTTTTAACTTTGGCAAACCGCTTTTAAGCAAAGATGAGTTTTTATCCGCCTTGCTTGATTGCTTTTACGAGGTGATTGGCAAAACTGGCACACTAATAATGCCTACATTTACATATAGTTTTTGTAAAAATATGATTTATGATAAGTTAAATTCAAAAAGCACAATGGGCGTTTTAACTGAGTTTTTTAGGCATCAAAATGGCGTTGTTCGCACAAACGACCCGATATTTTCTTTTGCTATTTTTGGAGATGATAAAAATGCCTATCTAACTGACACACCAAGCACATTTTCTAAAAATTGCGTTTATGATGTGCTAAAAAATAAAAATGGTAAAATCGTGCTTTTTGGCACCCAAAATTTAGGTTACACTTTCACTCACTATATAGAAGAACAAGCAAATGTTAGCTACCGATATTTTAAGGAATTTAGTGGTGTTTTAAAAGATGAAAATGCAAAAATGCACGAAAAAAGCATAAAATACTTTGTAAGGCATTTGGATAAAAAATCAGAAATTTCTATATCTAAACAGATTAAAGCACTTAAAAAAAATGCAAATTTTAAGCAGGTAAAATTTGCAAACGCACCCATAACAGCCATAAATTCAAAGCCATATTTTGATGATTTTATGAGAATTTTAAAGGCAGATGAAAACGCCCTTTTGGAGGAGTAG
- a CDS encoding YajG family lipoprotein produces MKFQNYKFIILILFILFTGCATRQTFISLAPYSPTHQKQQHQGNFIIANVFDARKNKDIIATITGSNGEINEYVVLNSDVAMYFKQALEAELKSLGVIQNPTGAVINITITEFTANLSGYAKDNAKANMKVNLVAIKDGQNIMKNFADTQSKFQLIHTGGAFEPLLKSVIDDMVRRVARELLNI; encoded by the coding sequence ATGAAATTTCAAAACTATAAATTTATAATCTTAATTTTGTTTATTTTGTTTACAGGTTGTGCGACAAGGCAGACATTTATCTCGCTTGCTCCATACTCCCCAACGCACCAAAAACAGCAACATCAAGGCAATTTTATAATCGCAAATGTTTTTGACGCTAGAAAAAATAAAGACATAATCGCTACAATAACTGGCTCAAATGGCGAAATAAATGAATATGTCGTGCTAAATAGCGACGTTGCTATGTATTTTAAACAGGCATTAGAGGCTGAGCTAAAATCGCTTGGGGTTATACAAAATCCAACTGGAGCAGTGATAAATATAACCATAACGGAATTTACAGCAAATCTTAGCGGATATGCAAAGGATAATGCAAAGGCAAATATGAAAGTGAATTTAGTCGCTATTAAAGATGGTCAAAATATAATGAAAAATTTTGCCGATACGCAGAGCAAATTTCAGCTCATTCACACTGGTGGAGCGTTTGAACCGCTTTTAAAAAGTGTAATAGATGATATGGTTAGGCGTGTTGCTAGAGAGCTTTTAAATATTTGA